Proteins from a genomic interval of Drosophila melanogaster chromosome 2R:
- the CG15236 gene encoding uncharacterized protein, isoform B: MPSVKSAESEILLGIIRSDSMTSGNSLRSCLLLATILGLLCRTKALPFEYLDEHEDFNYDLDTAQSQAKYDARLLSQQMLSDAELQRQGLSDGQDNALDGDSAAAQGTGAGSHLDAVSSVHDDLEPHSRAAACFTNGHKYTHGQKVPRLDACEVCLCMDGEIFCWWEKCDKANVNKARTAGDNAGLGLGVEDDGDGNGNGDGDGDYSDPYRHESTTGKSTKVHKAARKVGKRHKHRKNQKNFNDYEVYHSQREKQQQQQSDYKKSAIKQQLQMQQKHKSDKSGAGNYNIIKQHKHEQQQQQLKIPQQLHQQQQQQNVAALGVNHAAKATHYQQAASTPLPTPPPPSEHPQHSHHPHQQAHSSSKILNFPENLPALLYYDYKTEEHEHHQHQHHQQHLLHEKQRLLQQQQQQQQQQQQMVQQEALARQKASESASEPESRAGGTAEGGVEPSGDLAADKNSDEAETDSDILPEPPTKQPRAAATQWPTPSSNSSARALMTSNVASTSTAATTTTTKTSKTKTTTATTGRTTTTTTATGTNEMVTSTLSGMEKSGATVAATDLGQMQPDRRGPDAERDDAFHRWLTSTELNADNTNSMDDSLERETPASTIIDDVGTANKSDRSIGGIGGIGKDNGNDAVFFRSSYNDYSSEFNGSVVNIDITLTAVDVHPRRQTDLIANGNRTSGANDNGNSCSSQVGAAGTTMNPVAVSTSSSTRSSNNQDQPQQSPVVPPYTLTTIITTAPMAPGRMCNVLGKLYKIGDILPQDTGNCLQCICTDAVTPDEMPSVTCSPHNCPPLVLPDLFDATGY; the protein is encoded by the exons CTTTGCCCTTTGAGTATTTAGACGAGCACGAGGACTTCAACTACGACCTGGACACGGCGCAGTCCCAGGCCAAGTACGACGCCCGTCTGCTCTCGCAGCAGATGCTCAGCGATGCAGAGCTGCAGCGGCAGGGGCTGAGCGACGGCCAGGACAACGCCCTGGATGGCGACTCCGCGGCAGCTCAGGGGACTGGAGCAGGGTCCCACTTGGATGCGGTATCCTCTGTCCACGACGACCTGGAGCCGCACAGCAGGGCAGCGGCGTGCTTCACCAACGGGCACAAGTACACGCACGGACAGAAG GTTCCGCGCCTGGATGCCTGCGAGGTGTGTCTCTGCATGGACGGCGAGATCTTCTGCTGGTGGGAGAAGTGCG ATAAGGCCAATGTAAACAAGGCGAGGACGGCGGGGGACAACGCAGGACTTGGACTTGGTGTCGAGGACGACGGCgacggcaatggcaatggcgatggcgatggtgacTATTCAGATCCATATCGCCACGAGAGCACAACGGGAAAGTCAACAAAAGTGCATAAAGCGGCGAGGAAAGTTGGCAAGCGGCATAAGCATCGCAAGAATCAAAAGAATTTTAATGACTACGAAGTTTACCACAGCCAGCGggagaagcagcagcagcagcagtcggaTTATAAAAAGTCCGCCATAAAGCAGCAGCTCCAGATgcagcaaaaacacaaaagcgACAAGAGCGGTGCTGGCAACTACAATATAATCAAGCAACACAAacacgagcagcagcagcagcagctcaaaATACCGCAGCAGCtacatcagcaacagcagcaacagaatgtggcagctttGGGTGTTAATCACGCAGCAAAGGCAACGCATTATCAGCAGGCAGCTTCGACGCCCCTGCCAACTCCCCCACCCCCGTCGGAGCACCCGCAGCAcagccaccacccacaccAACAGGCGCACTCGTCCAGCAAAATCCTCAACTTCCCCGAGAACTTGCCAGCCCTGCTCTACTACGACTACAAGACGGAGGAGCAcgagcaccaccagcaccagcaccaccagcagcacttGCTGCACGAAAAACAGCGcttgctgcagcagcagcagcagcaacagcaacagcagcagcagatggtGCAGCAAGAGGCGTTGGCGCGACAAAAGGCATCTGAATCCGCATCTGAGCCCGAATCGCGGGCCGGAGGCACAGCAGAGGGAGGCGTTGAACCCAGCGGAGACTTGGCCGCTGATAAAAACTCTGATGAGGCGGAAACCGACAGCGATATTCTGCCAGAGCCGCCTACAAAGCAGCCCAGGGCAGCTGCCACACAATGGCCAACTCCATCTAGTAACAGCTCGGCCAGGGCGTTGATGACGAGCAACGtggcatccacatccacggctgcgacaacgacaacgacaaagacatcgaaaacgaaaacgacaACGGCGACAACGGGaaggacgacgacgacgacaacggCGACAGGCACAAATGAAATGGTGACAAGCACGCTGTCTGGAATGGAGAAGTCCGGGGCCACAGTTGCAGCCACAGAT CTTGGACAGATGCAACCCGATCGCCGTGGACCAGACGCGGAGCGAGACGACGCCTTCCACCGCTGGCTGACATCCACCGAGCTGAATGCTGACAACACAAACTCCATGGACGACAGCCTGGAGCGGGAAACGCCGGCATCGACAATAATCGATGATGTTGGCACGGCCAACAAGAGTGACAGGAGCATCGGCGGCATCGGTGGCATCGGCAAAGACAATGGCAACGACGCCGTCTTCTTTCGCAGCTCGTACAACGATTACAGCAGCGAATTCAATGGGAGCGTTGTCAATATTGACATTACACTAACTGCAGTTGATGTGCATCCCCGTCGCCAAACGGatttaattgcaaatggcAACAGAACGTCAGGCGCTAACGACAATGGCAACAGCTGTAGCAGCCAGGTTGGAGCAGCAGGAACAACAATGAACCCAGTGGCAgtcagcaccagcagcagcaccaggagcagcaacaatcAGGATCAGCCTCAGCAGAGCCCTGTTGTCCCGCCGTACACCCTGACAACGATTATAACAACTGCGCCGATGGCACCAGGGCGTATGTGCAATGTTTTGG GCAAACTGTATAAAATTGGTGACATTCTGCCGCAGGACACGGGCAACTGCCTGCAGTGCATTTGCACGGATGCCGTGACTCCCGACGAGATGCCGAGCGTCACCTGCAGTCCGCACAATTGCCCACCGCTGGTTCTTCCGGATCTGTTCGATGCGACTGGTTACTGA
- the CG34215 gene encoding uncharacterized protein, which yields MRSSTVLLAAIAVLLVSGYEAAVVRGVFEDPTHPGKCVLEGLVLEKGQSARHPQRCERIICGENSAAEIQSCGAYGLPPGKKFGKYTNPNADYPDCCNREIINQ from the exons ATGCGTTCATCTACCGTGCTACTTGCGGCAATCGCCGTTCTCTTAGTTTCGGGCTACGAAGCTGCCGTTGTCCGAGGCGTCTTCGAGGATCCAACCCATCCTGGAAAGTGTGTTCTCGAGGGTTTGGTTCTTGAAAAAGGTCAAAGTGCACGCCACCCACAGAGGTGTGAGCGAATCATATGCGGAGAAAATAGTGCGGCAGAAATCCAATC ATGTGGTGCCTATGGACTTCCCCCCGGCAAAAAGTTTGGAAAGTACACAAACCCAAACGCAGATTACCCTGATTGCTGTAATCGTGAGATTATCAACCAGTAA
- the CG9445 gene encoding uncharacterized protein, isoform B: MDGGGDNQLAVRSLGRQREAFSHYAGPPTAMLQGPDPGEGDVLALQMAIEAFILAELEEDSGFESGSEDD; encoded by the coding sequence ATGGACGGAGGAGGGGACAACCAGCTCGCGGTGCGGTCCTTGGGCAGGCAGCGCGAAGCCTTCTCCCACTACGCGGGTCCACCGACGGCCATGCTGCAAGGACCCGATCCTGGCGAAGGAGACGTCCTTGCCCTGCAGATGGCCATAGAAGCCTTCATTCTAGCCGAACTCGAAGAGGATTCAGGCTTCGAGTCCGGCAGCGAAGACGACTAG